One part of the Roseomonas gilardii genome encodes these proteins:
- a CDS encoding type IA DNA topoisomerase, which translates to MAEQIVIAEKTSQAKDIRAAVGQRYGAVLPAEGHLFDLVEPEEANPAWKRWSPVLLRPESLYGTRPATGGNKASKLQAIRAALRSAKRVWLATDCDREGQLIGQEILEHYGYRGTVMRVMFTAQDPQTIRDAFAHARPNAEHARLYAAAVARRQADQIYNLSLTRTATVTLAKGARAVIGVGRVKTPTLAIVCRREIEIRDFVPQSYFEVVATAAVEAGRLRMRHAPKERILKREEAEAIAALAEGFQGPLAVKVEEKRQSPPRLHDLPSLQRLCGSRFGWSAARTLEVAQELYDGEGKKVITYPRAETRYLPESLIPDVPRIVAALQEGRAWSGIPVPQPPLVRRGASGAFHDKGLAGASHHAVIPNVNTVERLREAWPRLSADERKLFDVIARAYLAAMMPDFRYRQTTATIDVKGPGSLHVFRAVGRQPLEMGWRAAFPEWVPAEEKGEDAQLLPALRNGEATTLSEAKVEAKETRPPPRYNEGTLIEAMQNAWRFVEDEALQDRLKEAKGIGTPATRAEIIRGLKAQDFLRIDGKHIVPTERGLQLFAVLEQADPALVDPGVTAQLERLLDEVLVGQQEMMGAIDAVCAQASRIIARLTERAAAGEAPLLAIGDAAGGGKGAPTPAMARFVASLAKRKGITPPKGYTRSATACRAFLDEHAPRREGGEAGTVRAPSPAQLGFARKLAEQRGVALPEEVQASAAAISAWIDGQQGKKPGRAKAAGPGKGRPRKAGAGRTPARRRTTAREDAAPA; encoded by the coding sequence ATGGCCGAGCAGATCGTCATCGCCGAGAAGACCAGCCAGGCCAAGGATATCCGCGCCGCGGTGGGCCAACGTTACGGCGCCGTGCTGCCGGCGGAAGGGCATCTCTTCGACCTTGTGGAGCCCGAGGAGGCGAATCCGGCCTGGAAGCGCTGGAGCCCCGTGCTGCTGCGGCCGGAGTCGCTCTATGGCACGCGCCCCGCCACGGGCGGGAACAAGGCCTCCAAGCTGCAGGCGATCCGCGCGGCCCTGCGTTCCGCGAAGCGCGTCTGGCTGGCCACCGACTGCGACCGCGAGGGGCAGCTGATCGGGCAGGAGATCCTGGAGCACTATGGCTATCGCGGCACGGTGATGCGGGTGATGTTCACCGCGCAGGACCCGCAGACCATCCGCGACGCCTTCGCCCATGCCCGGCCCAATGCGGAGCATGCGCGGCTTTACGCGGCGGCGGTGGCGCGGCGGCAGGCGGACCAGATCTACAACCTCTCCCTCACCCGCACCGCTACGGTGACGCTGGCGAAAGGCGCCCGGGCGGTGATCGGCGTGGGGCGGGTGAAGACGCCGACGCTGGCCATCGTCTGCCGGCGGGAGATCGAGATCCGCGACTTCGTGCCGCAGAGCTATTTCGAGGTGGTGGCGACCGCCGCCGTCGAGGCCGGGCGGCTGCGCATGCGCCACGCGCCGAAGGAGCGCATCCTGAAGCGCGAGGAGGCCGAGGCCATCGCCGCCCTGGCCGAGGGCTTCCAGGGGCCGCTCGCGGTAAAGGTCGAGGAGAAGCGGCAATCGCCGCCGCGCCTGCACGACTTGCCCTCGCTGCAACGCCTCTGCGGCTCGCGCTTCGGCTGGTCGGCGGCGCGCACGCTGGAGGTGGCGCAGGAGCTCTATGACGGCGAGGGCAAGAAGGTCATCACCTATCCCCGCGCCGAGACGCGCTATCTGCCGGAAAGCCTGATCCCCGACGTGCCGCGCATCGTGGCGGCGTTGCAGGAAGGACGCGCCTGGAGCGGCATTCCCGTGCCGCAGCCGCCGCTGGTCCGGCGCGGCGCCAGCGGGGCCTTCCACGACAAGGGGCTGGCCGGGGCGAGCCACCATGCGGTGATCCCCAACGTCAACACGGTGGAGCGGCTGCGCGAGGCCTGGCCGCGCCTTTCGGCGGATGAGCGCAAGCTCTTCGACGTGATCGCGCGCGCCTATCTGGCGGCGATGATGCCGGATTTCCGTTACCGCCAGACCACCGCCACGATCGACGTGAAGGGCCCCGGGAGCCTGCATGTCTTCCGCGCCGTGGGGCGGCAGCCGCTGGAGATGGGCTGGCGCGCCGCCTTCCCCGAATGGGTGCCCGCCGAGGAGAAGGGCGAGGACGCCCAGCTCCTCCCCGCTCTGCGCAACGGCGAGGCAACGACCTTGAGCGAGGCGAAGGTGGAGGCGAAGGAGACGCGCCCGCCGCCGCGCTACAACGAGGGCACGCTGATCGAGGCGATGCAGAACGCCTGGCGCTTCGTCGAGGACGAGGCGCTGCAGGACCGGCTGAAGGAGGCCAAGGGCATCGGCACGCCGGCGACGCGGGCCGAGATCATCCGTGGGCTGAAGGCACAGGACTTCCTGCGCATCGACGGCAAGCACATCGTGCCGACCGAACGCGGGCTGCAACTCTTCGCCGTGCTGGAGCAGGCCGATCCGGCTCTGGTCGATCCTGGCGTGACGGCGCAGCTCGAACGCCTGCTGGACGAGGTGCTGGTCGGGCAGCAGGAGATGATGGGCGCCATCGACGCCGTCTGCGCCCAGGCCAGCCGGATCATCGCGCGCCTGACCGAGCGTGCGGCTGCCGGCGAGGCACCGCTCCTGGCCATTGGTGACGCGGCAGGCGGCGGAAAGGGCGCGCCCACGCCGGCCATGGCGCGCTTCGTGGCCAGCCTGGCAAAGCGCAAGGGGATCACACCGCCCAAGGGCTACACACGCTCCGCCACGGCCTGTCGCGCCTTCCTCGACGAACATGCGCCGCGCCGGGAGGGCGGCGAGGCAGGAACCGTCCGCGCACCTAGCCCGGCGCAACTCGGCTTCGCACGGAAGCTGGCGGAACAGCGCGGCGTGGCCCTGCCGGAGGAGGTGCAGGCGAGCGCCGCCGCCATCTCCGCCTGGATCGACGGGCAGCAGGGAAAGAAGCCGGGCCGGGCGAAGGCCGCGGGCCCGGGCAAGGGACGGCCCCGGAAGGCAGGCGCAGGCCGTACCCCGGCACGGCGGCGTACTACGGCCCGGGAGGATGCGGCGCCGGCCTGA
- a CDS encoding MucR family transcriptional regulator yields MPIAESVTPGYLICLEDGRQVKMLTRHLKAAYGMTPDQYRARWGLPPDYPMVAPDSAERRAAARMPRATGRGRAGGVEEGAVEE; encoded by the coding sequence GTGCCGATCGCCGAGAGCGTGACGCCCGGCTATCTGATCTGCCTGGAGGACGGAAGGCAGGTGAAGATGCTCACGCGCCACCTCAAGGCCGCCTATGGAATGACCCCGGACCAGTACCGGGCCCGCTGGGGCCTGCCGCCCGATTACCCGATGGTCGCCCCCGATTCGGCCGAGCGTCGGGCCGCCGCCCGGATGCCGCGCGCCACCGGACGCGGCCGTGCCGGCGGGGTGGAGGAAGGGGCCGTGGAGGAATAG
- the acs gene encoding acetate--CoA ligase — protein sequence MGDDTLIAVKPEIAAKAHVDAAKRQAMADAAKNDPDGFWHGQMDRIAWMREPTKIKNTSFTGDVSIRWFEDGILNASVSCLDRHLESRGDQTAFIWEGDDPNSDARVTYRELHERVCRLGNAMRELGVKKGDRVTIYLPMVVEAAVAMLACARIGAIHSVVFGGFSADSLASRIQDCESTLLLTADEGRRGGRRVPLKTNADEALKSCPTIRNVIVARITGGDVPMQEGRDHSWEALTARAAPQCEPEPMEAEDPLFILYTSGSTGKPKGVLHTTGGYMVWASFTHDLVFDYRPGEVYWCTADVGWVTGHTYIVYGPLANGATSLIFEGVPSWPDNSRFWQVIDKHKVNIFYTAPTALRALMRDGDAPVKKTSRKSLRILGSVGEPINPEAWLWYYRVVGEERCPIVDTWWQTETGGILIAPLPGAVAQKPGSATLPLPGVQPALVDGDGNLLEGATEGNLVITDSWPGQMRTVFRDHERFIQTYFSTFKGTYFTGDGARRDEDGYYWITGRVDDVINVSGHRMGTAEIESALVAHPKVAEAAVVGMPHDIKGQGIYAYVTLNADEQPTEALRKELVIWVRKEIGPFAAPDAIHWAPGLPKTRSGKIMRRILRKIAANEIDGLGDTSTLADPTVVQDLIETRVG from the coding sequence ATGGGCGACGACACACTGATCGCTGTGAAGCCGGAGATCGCGGCCAAGGCCCATGTCGATGCGGCAAAGCGCCAGGCCATGGCCGATGCCGCGAAGAACGACCCGGACGGTTTCTGGCACGGCCAGATGGACCGCATCGCCTGGATGCGCGAGCCGACGAAGATCAAGAACACCTCCTTCACCGGCGACGTCTCCATCCGCTGGTTCGAGGACGGCATCCTCAACGCCTCCGTCTCCTGCCTGGACCGGCACCTGGAAAGCCGGGGCGACCAGACCGCCTTCATCTGGGAAGGCGACGACCCGAACAGCGACGCCCGTGTCACCTACCGCGAACTGCACGAGCGCGTCTGCCGCCTGGGCAACGCGATGCGCGAGCTCGGCGTGAAGAAGGGCGACCGCGTCACCATCTACCTGCCCATGGTAGTCGAGGCCGCGGTGGCGATGCTCGCCTGCGCCCGCATCGGCGCCATCCATTCCGTGGTCTTCGGCGGCTTCTCGGCCGACAGCCTCGCCAGCCGCATCCAGGACTGCGAGAGCACGCTGCTGCTCACCGCCGACGAGGGCCGGCGCGGCGGGCGCCGCGTGCCGCTCAAGACCAATGCCGACGAGGCGCTGAAGAGCTGCCCGACCATCCGGAACGTGATCGTCGCGCGCATCACCGGCGGCGACGTGCCGATGCAGGAAGGCCGCGACCATTCCTGGGAGGCGCTGACCGCCAGGGCCGCGCCGCAATGCGAGCCGGAGCCGATGGAGGCGGAGGACCCGCTCTTCATCCTCTACACCAGCGGTTCCACCGGCAAGCCGAAGGGCGTGCTGCACACCACCGGCGGCTACATGGTCTGGGCGTCCTTCACCCATGACCTGGTCTTCGACTACCGCCCGGGCGAGGTGTACTGGTGCACCGCCGATGTCGGCTGGGTCACCGGCCACACCTATATCGTCTATGGCCCGCTGGCGAACGGCGCGACCTCGCTGATCTTCGAGGGCGTGCCGTCCTGGCCCGACAACAGCCGCTTCTGGCAGGTCATCGACAAGCACAAGGTCAACATCTTCTACACCGCGCCCACCGCCCTTCGCGCGCTGATGCGCGACGGCGACGCGCCGGTGAAGAAGACCTCCCGCAAGTCGCTGCGCATCCTGGGCAGCGTCGGGGAGCCGATCAATCCCGAGGCCTGGCTCTGGTATTACCGCGTCGTCGGCGAGGAACGCTGCCCGATCGTCGATACCTGGTGGCAGACCGAGACCGGCGGCATCCTGATCGCGCCGCTGCCGGGCGCGGTCGCGCAGAAGCCGGGTTCCGCCACCCTGCCGCTGCCCGGCGTGCAGCCGGCGCTGGTGGATGGCGACGGCAACCTCCTGGAAGGGGCGACCGAGGGCAACCTCGTGATCACCGACAGCTGGCCCGGCCAGATGCGCACCGTCTTCCGCGACCACGAACGCTTCATCCAGACCTACTTCTCGACCTTCAAGGGCACCTACTTCACCGGCGACGGCGCGCGGCGGGACGAGGACGGCTACTACTGGATCACCGGCCGCGTGGACGACGTGATCAACGTCTCCGGCCACCGCATGGGCACGGCGGAGATCGAGAGCGCGCTGGTCGCCCATCCCAAGGTGGCGGAGGCCGCCGTGGTCGGAATGCCGCACGACATCAAGGGCCAGGGCATCTACGCCTATGTCACCCTGAATGCCGACGAACAGCCGACCGAGGCGCTGCGCAAGGAGCTCGTCATCTGGGTGCGCAAGGAGATCGGCCCCTTCGCCGCGCCGGACGCCATCCACTGGGCGCCGGGCCTGCCGAAGACGCGCTCGGGCAAGATCATGCGCCGCATCCTGCGCAAGATCGCCGCGAACGAGATCGACGGGCTGGGCGACACCTCCACCCTCGCCGATCCGACCGTGGTGCAGGACCTGATCGAGACCCGCGTCGGCTGA
- a CDS encoding MFS transporter has product MPDTPSAAPATLSATQVGHLVFVLGLAGFSSALTTRALDPLLVSVAADFNTTVERTALLASAFALPYALIQPILGPIGDALGKRLVMILCASLLVLALAFGALATSLPMLFVARVLAGAAAGGITPLALATFGDSVPMEERQVAMSRFMAWTIGGQVAGGALSGFLAGYLGWRGILAACSLVVLAGAVVLWRDSRRYPAPPARRFDLSVALNHYKGILSNPRALRLFSGVAAEGLLVFSMFPFLAALLALRGLGGTAEAGMALGIFGLGGFAYASLAPLLVRTTGQANMMRLGGLLAGCGLLLVGLAGALVMVLAGTLLLGLGYFMLHNSIQVRVTEVAPKARGSAMALHACSFFLGQSLGPAVFGVAQARIGTLPSLAVCAAGIVLVGFWLAHARRPVRQA; this is encoded by the coding sequence ATGCCAGACACCCCATCCGCTGCCCCAGCGACCCTTTCCGCCACACAGGTCGGCCATCTGGTCTTCGTCCTGGGCCTCGCCGGCTTCTCCTCTGCCCTGACCACCCGGGCGCTGGACCCGCTGCTGGTGAGCGTCGCGGCGGATTTCAACACCACCGTCGAGCGCACGGCCCTGCTCGCCTCGGCCTTCGCCCTGCCCTATGCGCTGATCCAGCCCATCCTGGGCCCCATCGGCGATGCGCTGGGCAAGCGGCTGGTCATGATCCTCTGCGCCAGCCTGCTGGTCCTGGCGCTCGCCTTCGGCGCGCTGGCCACCAGCCTGCCCATGCTCTTCGTGGCGCGCGTCCTGGCCGGCGCGGCGGCGGGCGGCATCACCCCGCTGGCGCTCGCCACCTTCGGCGACAGCGTGCCGATGGAGGAGCGGCAGGTGGCGATGAGCCGCTTCATGGCCTGGACCATCGGCGGGCAGGTCGCGGGCGGCGCGCTCTCGGGCTTCCTGGCGGGCTATCTCGGCTGGCGCGGCATCCTCGCGGCCTGCAGCCTGGTGGTGCTGGCGGGCGCGGTGGTGCTGTGGCGGGACAGCCGGCGCTATCCGGCCCCGCCCGCCCGGCGCTTCGACCTTTCCGTCGCGCTGAACCACTACAAGGGCATCCTGTCCAACCCCAGGGCGCTGCGCCTTTTCTCTGGCGTGGCGGCGGAAGGGCTGCTGGTCTTCAGCATGTTCCCCTTCCTCGCCGCGCTGCTCGCCCTGCGCGGCCTCGGCGGCACGGCGGAGGCGGGGATGGCGCTCGGCATCTTCGGCCTGGGCGGCTTCGCCTATGCCAGCCTGGCGCCGCTGCTGGTTCGCACCACCGGCCAGGCGAACATGATGCGCCTCGGCGGCCTGCTGGCCGGCTGCGGCCTGCTGCTGGTCGGCCTGGCCGGAGCGCTGGTCATGGTGCTGGCGGGAACGCTGCTGCTCGGCCTCGGCTATTTCATGCTGCACAACAGCATCCAGGTCCGCGTCACCGAGGTCGCGCCCAAGGCGCGCGGCTCCGCCATGGCGCTGCATGCCTGCAGCTTCTTTCTCGGCCAGTCGCTGGGGCCGGCGGTCTTCGGCGTCGCCCAGGCCCGGATCGGCACCTTGCCCAGCCTTGCCGTCTGCGCCGCCGGGATCGTCCTGGTCGGGTTCTGGCTGGCCCATGCCCGCCGCCCGGTGCGGCAGGCCTAG
- a CDS encoding LysR family transcriptional regulator produces the protein MGPSMLPSQLPLNALRAFEASARHLSLTRAGLELRVTQAAVSHQVKSLEEILGVTLFRRLPRGLALTEEGEALLPVLTEAFRRISGTLERFAGGRLREVLTLGAVGTFVTGWLLPRLSRFRAAHPFVDLRLLTNNNRVDLAGEGLDGAIRFGDGAWHGTEAVRLLAAPLSPLCAPALAWRLHQPADLLPEVLLRSYRTDEWECWFAAAGLPPPAIRGFVFDSSLTMAEAAVQGVGVALLPARMFEHDLRAGRLVRPFATEVTLGEYWLTRLKSRAETAALAAFREWLLEEVARPA, from the coding sequence ATGGGTCCGTCCATGCTGCCCTCTCAGCTTCCGCTCAACGCATTGCGGGCCTTCGAGGCCTCCGCCCGCCACCTGAGCCTGACGCGGGCTGGGCTGGAGCTGCGCGTCACCCAGGCGGCGGTCAGCCATCAGGTGAAGAGCCTTGAGGAAATCTTGGGCGTGACCCTGTTCCGCCGCCTGCCGCGCGGCCTCGCCCTGACCGAGGAGGGCGAGGCGCTGCTGCCGGTGCTGACCGAGGCCTTCCGGCGGATCTCCGGCACGCTGGAACGCTTCGCGGGCGGCCGCCTGCGGGAGGTGCTGACGCTCGGCGCGGTGGGCACCTTCGTCACCGGCTGGCTGCTGCCGCGCCTGTCCCGCTTCCGCGCAGCGCATCCCTTCGTGGACCTGCGCCTGCTGACCAACAACAACCGCGTGGACCTCGCCGGTGAGGGGCTGGACGGCGCCATCCGCTTCGGCGACGGCGCCTGGCACGGGACGGAGGCGGTGCGTCTGCTGGCGGCGCCGCTCTCGCCGCTCTGCGCCCCGGCCCTGGCCTGGCGGCTGCACCAACCGGCGGACCTGCTGCCGGAGGTGCTGCTGCGCTCCTACCGCACCGATGAATGGGAGTGCTGGTTCGCCGCGGCGGGCCTGCCGCCACCGGCGATCCGGGGCTTCGTCTTCGATTCCTCGCTGACCATGGCGGAGGCGGCGGTACAGGGCGTGGGCGTCGCCCTGTTGCCGGCGCGGATGTTCGAGCATGACCTGCGCGCCGGACGGCTGGTGCGGCCCTTCGCCACCGAGGTCACGCTCGGCGAATACTGGCTGACCCGGCTGAAGTCCCGCGCCGAGACGGCGGCCCTGGCGGCGTTCCGGGAATGGCTGCTGGAGGAGGTGGCGCGGCCGGCGTGA
- the bla gene encoding class A beta-lactamase — protein sequence MIGRRMGMGAVAALGLGMAAGASGAQAAPGAGTGEAGGGFGTLPAAFAGIERRVGGRLGVAVLDTTTGQRAGYRETERFPLTSTFKLLAAAAVLARADAGQARLEQRIRYGREKLVTYSPETEKHAGEEGMTLAAICEAAITLSDNTAGNLMLEQLGGPAGLTAWLRSIGDEVTRLDRWETALNEAKPGDPRDTTSPAAMLASLQRVTLGEALSDKAQAHLSGWLRASRTGDKRLRAGLPAGWQAGEKTGAGERGTNNDTGLLWPPGGGAPILVAAYSTGSTAPGTERDAALAEVATAIVAAKGH from the coding sequence ATGATCGGCAGGCGGATGGGCATGGGTGCCGTGGCGGCGCTGGGTCTGGGCATGGCGGCGGGGGCTTCCGGGGCCCAGGCGGCCCCAGGCGCCGGGACGGGAGAGGCGGGGGGCGGCTTTGGCACGCTGCCGGCGGCTTTCGCAGGCATCGAGCGGCGGGTCGGCGGGCGCCTCGGCGTGGCCGTGCTCGACACCACCACCGGCCAGCGGGCGGGTTATCGCGAGACGGAGCGCTTTCCCCTCACCAGCACCTTCAAGCTCCTGGCGGCGGCCGCCGTCCTGGCCCGGGCCGATGCCGGGCAGGCGCGGCTGGAGCAGCGCATCCGCTACGGGCGGGAGAAGCTGGTGACCTACTCTCCCGAAACGGAGAAGCATGCCGGGGAGGAAGGCATGACCCTGGCCGCGATCTGCGAGGCCGCGATCACGCTGAGCGACAACACCGCCGGCAACCTGATGCTGGAGCAGCTCGGCGGCCCCGCGGGCCTGACCGCCTGGCTGCGCTCCATCGGCGACGAGGTGACGCGGCTCGACCGCTGGGAGACCGCGCTGAACGAGGCGAAGCCGGGCGATCCGCGTGACACCACCAGCCCGGCGGCGATGCTGGCGAGCCTCCAGAGGGTGACACTGGGCGAGGCGCTGTCGGACAAGGCGCAGGCGCATCTGAGCGGCTGGCTGCGCGCCAGCAGGACCGGCGACAAGCGTCTGCGCGCCGGGCTGCCGGCCGGCTGGCAGGCGGGCGAGAAGACCGGCGCGGGCGAGAGGGGCACCAACAACGATACCGGCCTGCTCTGGCCGCCAGGGGGAGGCGCGCCGATCCTGGTGGCCGCCTATTCCACCGGCAGCACGGCGCCGGGCACGGAACGCGATGCGGCCCTGGCCGAGGTCGCCACGGCCATCGTCGCGGCAAAGGGCCACTGA
- a CDS encoding amidase, translating to MPQPRLRPYLSRIQGFAAGRDSPRAVLEECLEALEGWEPRIGAFTALGVEAARRAADGATLRWRDGRALSPIDGMPVGIKDTIETEDLPTGMGSPLYDGYQPRFDAASVQGLREAGAVILGKTVTTEFASTEPRGTRNPWDTERTPGGSSSGSAAAVAAGEVCGALGTQVVGSILRPSGFCGAYGFKPGVGGLNRGGSLDFLSQSCTGPIAASLEDCWAMAIAIAERVGGDPGYPGLGGPKAPPPARRPERLALLRTAGWTVLEPQAQAALEAALESLRRAGVEILDAATCPELAAVEDAVAPAMEIVTRINAWEWLWPLGSYMRRDPAGLSQATHRRWEMARSMTRADYAMMLDRRQAARETFARLAARCDAVVSLTAPGAAPVGLGSTGNPVFVAPGSMLGVPALALPCLTAGGLPLGLQLLGFRDADATLFGHAAWVDRALSAA from the coding sequence ATGCCGCAGCCACGTCTCCGCCCGTATCTTTCGCGCATCCAGGGCTTCGCCGCCGGCCGGGATTCGCCCCGCGCGGTGCTGGAGGAATGCCTGGAGGCCCTGGAAGGTTGGGAGCCGCGGATCGGCGCCTTCACCGCGCTGGGCGTCGAGGCGGCGCGGCGGGCCGCCGACGGCGCCACGCTGCGCTGGCGGGACGGCCGGGCGCTTTCCCCCATCGACGGCATGCCCGTCGGCATCAAGGACACGATCGAGACGGAGGACCTGCCCACCGGCATGGGCTCCCCCCTCTATGACGGCTACCAGCCGCGTTTCGACGCCGCGAGCGTGCAGGGGCTGCGCGAGGCCGGTGCCGTCATCCTGGGCAAGACGGTGACCACGGAATTCGCCTCCACCGAGCCACGCGGCACCCGCAACCCCTGGGATACGGAGCGCACGCCGGGCGGCAGCAGCAGCGGTTCCGCCGCCGCCGTGGCGGCGGGCGAGGTCTGCGGCGCGCTGGGCACGCAGGTGGTGGGCTCCATCCTGCGACCCTCCGGCTTCTGCGGCGCCTATGGCTTCAAGCCCGGCGTCGGCGGGCTGAACCGTGGTGGCAGCCTGGACTTCCTGAGCCAGAGCTGCACCGGCCCGATCGCCGCCAGCCTGGAGGATTGCTGGGCCATGGCCATCGCCATCGCCGAGCGGGTCGGCGGCGATCCGGGCTATCCCGGCCTGGGCGGGCCGAAGGCGCCCCCGCCCGCGCGCCGGCCGGAACGACTCGCCCTGCTGCGCACCGCCGGCTGGACGGTGCTGGAGCCGCAGGCGCAGGCGGCGCTGGAGGCGGCGCTGGAGAGCCTGCGGCGCGCCGGGGTCGAGATCCTCGACGCCGCCACCTGCCCGGAACTGGCGGCGGTGGAGGACGCGGTGGCCCCGGCCATGGAGATCGTCACCCGCATCAATGCCTGGGAATGGCTCTGGCCGCTCGGCAGCTACATGCGCCGCGACCCCGCCGGGCTCAGCCAGGCCACGCATCGCCGCTGGGAGATGGCGCGCAGCATGACCCGCGCCGACTACGCCATGATGCTGGACCGGCGCCAGGCGGCGCGCGAGACCTTCGCCCGCCTTGCCGCGCGCTGCGATGCCGTGGTCAGCCTCACCGCCCCGGGCGCCGCGCCGGTCGGGCTGGGCTCCACCGGCAACCCCGTCTTCGTCGCGCCCGGCTCGATGCTCGGCGTGCCCGCCCTGGCCCTGCCATGCCTGACGGCGGGCGGCCTGCCGCTTGGCCTCCAGCTCCTGGGCTTCCGCGATGCCGACGCGACACTCTTCGGTCATGCGGCCTGGGTGGACAGGGCGCTTTCCGCCGCCTGA
- a CDS encoding ABC transporter substrate-binding protein codes for MTTGPRALLQRRHLLQLGAALAAPGLAAPRIAQAASQRVLKFVPQADLTVLDPIWTTATVTRNHAFLVFDTLYGLDTNFRPHPQMAEGHTVEADGRVWNIRLRPGLMFHDGTPVLARDCVASLQRWGKRDAFGQSLMAVTEALEAPDDRTIRFRLKRPFPLLVDALAKSTATVPVIMPERLAKTDAFTQVPEIVGSGPYRFVPGERLTGARVVYEKFAGYKPRESGEPSWTSGPKQAHFERVEWNILPDAATAAAALQSGEVDWWESLSPDLAPMLRRDRNLQFQPQDPTGSIGILRFNHLQPPFDNPAIRRAVLGAVSQADYMSAVAGSDTSLWRTGVGVFTPGTPMATDVGMEVLNAPRDMEKVKRDLAAAGYKGEKVVILGVSDLAVLKAETDVGADMFQRMGMNVDFQTADWGTVVTRRANRGPVSQGGWNVHYTGFNGIDFVNPVGHLPLRGNGDGAWFGWPRSSRLEELRDAWMFSESLEQQKSIAVEMQRQAWQDVPYIPLGQYFVLQGYRRDLAGMMPAFPVFWNVRRGA; via the coding sequence ATGACGACAGGACCCAGAGCCTTGCTCCAGCGACGCCACCTCCTCCAGCTCGGCGCCGCCCTGGCCGCGCCGGGCCTCGCCGCCCCGCGCATCGCCCAGGCCGCCTCGCAGCGCGTGCTGAAATTCGTGCCGCAGGCCGACCTCACCGTGCTGGACCCGATCTGGACCACGGCCACGGTGACGCGCAACCACGCCTTCCTGGTGTTCGACACGCTCTATGGCCTGGACACGAATTTCCGCCCGCATCCGCAGATGGCGGAAGGCCATACGGTGGAGGCGGACGGGCGCGTCTGGAACATCCGCCTGCGGCCCGGCCTGATGTTCCATGACGGCACGCCGGTCCTGGCGCGGGACTGCGTGGCCAGCCTGCAGCGCTGGGGCAAGCGCGACGCCTTCGGCCAGAGCCTCATGGCGGTGACCGAGGCGCTGGAGGCGCCGGACGACCGGACCATCCGCTTCCGGCTGAAGCGGCCCTTTCCGCTGTTGGTGGATGCGCTGGCCAAGTCCACCGCCACGGTGCCGGTGATCATGCCGGAGCGGCTGGCGAAGACCGATGCCTTCACCCAGGTCCCCGAGATCGTCGGCAGCGGCCCCTATCGCTTCGTGCCGGGCGAGCGCCTGACCGGGGCGCGCGTGGTTTACGAGAAGTTCGCCGGCTACAAGCCGCGCGAGAGCGGCGAGCCCTCCTGGACCTCGGGGCCCAAGCAGGCGCATTTCGAGCGCGTCGAATGGAACATCCTGCCCGACGCGGCCACGGCGGCGGCGGCCCTGCAGAGCGGCGAGGTGGACTGGTGGGAAAGCCTCTCGCCCGACCTCGCGCCCATGCTGCGGCGGGACCGCAACCTGCAGTTCCAGCCGCAGGACCCGACCGGCTCCATCGGCATCCTGCGCTTCAACCACCTGCAGCCGCCTTTCGACAATCCGGCGATCCGCCGCGCCGTGCTGGGCGCGGTCAGCCAGGCGGACTACATGTCCGCCGTCGCCGGGTCCGACACTTCGCTCTGGCGCACCGGCGTCGGTGTCTTCACCCCTGGCACGCCCATGGCGACGGATGTCGGGATGGAGGTGCTGAACGCGCCCCGCGACATGGAGAAGGTGAAGCGCGACCTCGCCGCCGCCGGCTACAAGGGCGAGAAGGTGGTGATCCTGGGCGTCAGCGACCTCGCCGTGCTGAAGGCGGAGACCGATGTCGGCGCCGACATGTTCCAGCGCATGGGCATGAACGTCGATTTCCAGACCGCCGACTGGGGCACGGTGGTCACGCGCCGCGCCAACAGGGGCCCCGTCTCCCAGGGCGGCTGGAACGTCCACTACACCGGGTTCAACGGCATCGACTTCGTCAACCCGGTCGGCCACCTGCCGCTGCGGGGCAATGGCGACGGCGCCTGGTTCGGCTGGCCCCGCTCGTCCCGGCTGGAGGAGTTGCGCGACGCCTGGATGTTCTCGGAGAGCCTGGAGCAGCAGAAGTCGATCGCGGTGGAGATGCAGCGGCAGGCCTGGCAGGACGTGCCCTATATCCCCCTCGGCCAGTATTTCGTGCTCCAGGGCTACCGTCGCGACCTTGCCGGCATGATGCCCGCCTTCCCGGTCTTCTGGAACGTCCGGCGCGGCGCCTGA